One Phocaeicola dorei genomic region harbors:
- a CDS encoding SusC/RagA family TonB-linked outer membrane protein — translation MNKKTKLLSILGLVTAILFLFSSEVLAQSLSISGKVIDKNSQEPVIGASVLIEGTSNGTITDLDGNFMLSNVPSKGNLVVSYIGYATQTLPINGRTSFSVVLAEDTETLDEVVVIGYGVQKKVNLTGSVSSVKGDALERRPVADATQSLQGMVPGLLVSNSNTGRPGASGTLTLRGQGNLDNNANPYILVDGVEMSLSDVNPNDIESISVLKDAAACAIYGARAAYGVILVTTKKGEEGKMRVNYQGNVGWSTPTVLPDMVDSYEFAQYWNAGCINAGSPRLYSEEKMGLLQQYIKDPSSVDPWFELPKNSNMNPAFENSELGVGNTNYFDLHYKDWAFKQNHNLSLSGGGKKAQYYISGGYYSEDGILRYADMDFSRYNFAANISSQITDWMKVKVNTKFMHSDEDTPFGDGGLSEGFYHSLARFRPTVAPIDPNGHFTELTMIPYLQSGTYTNTQRDRFSLTAGLDIQPVKNWFIFFDYTYKLMDLEYEALNVSPLIYGADGVSTSKGVRDELGVSPDGKFTRYYAHTRYQSINLYSNYLFTLGDKHNFTVMAGYQEENNDYSYMKNSITGLYSTSNPNVGMGTGDKTVVDTRNGWATRGFFGRVNYDYDGRYLLELNGRYDGSSRFAKGNRWGFFPSASLGWNITREQFMMPIADVVSNLKLRASYGLLGNQAGAALYTFAATMDLNDKLGNYIFSDGRHIFTKAPAVVNPNTTWEKVESKNIGLDFGFFGNSLTGSFDVFQRDTKDMLGPTVDFPDFFGADAPKTNNARMRNRGWELVLSYRGKIGKDIDYSIGGSLSDATAEVTEYEGTRTNPKDNWYKGKKAGEIWGYRADGLIQTQAEADEYNNTYDLSFISGKPWTPGDVKYRDLNGDKKINNGLNTLDDMGDMTVIGNTTPRYQYTINGSISWKGVTVSAMFQGVAKRDWDPGTGAYFWGSGPYAQVTVFKEHLDYWSETNTGAYYPKPYIHTAGGVVPFRNKTMTLSDRYLQSGAYCRLKNLTVSYDIPAVWTKKVGLQKVQVFFSGENLLTFTTLKGMFDPEAIFTKNDYTAEGGKNYPMNKVISFGLVVNL, via the coding sequence ATGAATAAAAAAACAAAACTGCTTTCAATCCTTGGATTGGTGACAGCTATCCTGTTTTTGTTCTCATCGGAGGTGTTGGCCCAATCCTTATCTATCAGTGGTAAGGTAATTGACAAAAACAGTCAGGAGCCTGTAATTGGGGCCAGTGTTTTAATTGAAGGAACCTCAAACGGTACAATAACCGATTTGGATGGTAACTTTATGCTTTCTAATGTTCCTTCCAAAGGAAATTTAGTTGTGTCTTACATTGGTTATGCTACACAAACTCTTCCTATTAATGGGAGGACTAGTTTCAGTGTTGTATTGGCTGAGGATACCGAAACGTTGGATGAAGTTGTTGTAATAGGTTATGGCGTACAGAAAAAAGTGAATCTTACCGGATCTGTGTCTTCAGTGAAAGGAGATGCATTGGAACGTCGTCCGGTAGCTGATGCCACACAGAGTTTGCAAGGGATGGTTCCGGGGTTGTTGGTGAGCAACTCAAATACGGGCCGTCCGGGAGCTAGTGGTACATTGACTTTGCGCGGACAAGGCAATCTGGATAATAATGCGAATCCTTATATTTTGGTTGATGGAGTGGAAATGAGTCTCTCGGACGTGAATCCGAATGATATTGAAAGTATTTCTGTATTGAAAGATGCTGCTGCTTGTGCCATTTATGGTGCACGTGCGGCGTATGGTGTCATTTTGGTCACTACCAAGAAAGGTGAGGAAGGTAAAATGCGTGTAAATTACCAAGGAAACGTAGGTTGGAGTACGCCGACTGTATTGCCTGATATGGTTGATTCCTATGAATTTGCTCAGTATTGGAATGCCGGATGTATTAATGCAGGTTCTCCTCGTTTGTATAGTGAGGAAAAAATGGGTTTATTACAGCAATATATTAAAGATCCCAGTAGTGTGGATCCTTGGTTCGAGCTTCCTAAAAATTCTAATATGAACCCGGCATTCGAAAATTCAGAATTAGGAGTAGGAAATACTAATTATTTCGATTTGCATTATAAGGATTGGGCATTCAAGCAAAATCATAATCTTAGCTTGAGTGGGGGTGGCAAAAAAGCACAATATTATATTTCTGGTGGTTATTATTCGGAAGATGGTATTCTCCGTTATGCCGATATGGATTTCAGCCGTTATAATTTTGCCGCTAATATTTCTTCTCAGATTACCGATTGGATGAAGGTAAAAGTAAATACGAAGTTTATGCATTCCGATGAGGATACTCCTTTTGGTGACGGAGGGCTTAGTGAAGGCTTTTATCATTCATTAGCACGTTTCCGTCCTACAGTTGCTCCTATTGATCCGAATGGGCATTTTACAGAACTGACTATGATTCCTTATTTGCAGAGTGGTACGTATACAAATACTCAACGTGACCGTTTTAGTTTAACGGCAGGTTTAGATATCCAACCTGTGAAAAACTGGTTTATCTTTTTTGATTATACATATAAATTGATGGATTTGGAATATGAGGCATTGAACGTGAGCCCGTTAATTTATGGGGCTGACGGGGTGAGTACTTCGAAAGGTGTGCGTGATGAGTTGGGTGTATCACCCGATGGCAAGTTTACCCGTTATTATGCGCATACTCGCTACCAATCTATAAATTTATATTCGAATTATCTCTTTACTTTGGGAGACAAGCATAATTTTACCGTAATGGCAGGTTATCAGGAAGAAAATAATGACTATAGTTATATGAAGAACTCGATTACCGGACTTTATTCAACTTCAAATCCTAATGTAGGTATGGGAACCGGTGATAAGACGGTAGTCGATACTCGTAATGGCTGGGCAACCCGTGGCTTTTTCGGACGTGTGAATTATGATTATGACGGACGTTATCTTCTTGAATTGAATGGACGATATGATGGATCGTCACGTTTTGCCAAAGGTAATCGTTGGGGCTTCTTTCCATCTGCATCTTTAGGATGGAATATTACCCGGGAACAGTTTATGATGCCAATAGCCGATGTAGTTTCCAACTTGAAACTTCGTGCTTCTTACGGATTACTGGGTAATCAGGCGGGTGCGGCCCTTTATACTTTTGCCGCTACTATGGATTTGAATGATAAATTGGGAAATTATATATTCTCTGATGGACGCCACATCTTTACTAAGGCCCCTGCCGTAGTCAACCCGAATACGACTTGGGAAAAAGTGGAGAGTAAGAATATAGGTTTGGATTTCGGTTTCTTTGGTAATTCGTTGACCGGTTCTTTTGATGTTTTTCAACGTGATACGAAGGATATGTTAGGACCTACGGTGGATTTCCCGGATTTCTTTGGTGCAGACGCTCCTAAAACCAATAATGCCCGTATGCGTAACCGTGGTTGGGAATTGGTGCTGAGTTATCGTGGAAAAATTGGAAAGGATATTGACTATAGCATAGGCGGTTCTCTTTCGGATGCTACTGCTGAAGTAACTGAATATGAAGGGACTAGAACAAATCCTAAAGATAATTGGTATAAAGGAAAGAAAGCTGGTGAAATTTGGGGATATCGGGCGGACGGACTGATCCAGACTCAGGCAGAGGCGGATGAGTATAATAATACCTATGATTTGTCTTTTATAAGCGGTAAACCTTGGACGCCGGGAGATGTAAAATATCGTGACCTGAATGGGGATAAGAAAATCAATAATGGGCTTAATACCTTGGATGATATGGGTGATATGACAGTAATCGGTAATACCACTCCTCGTTATCAATATACCATTAACGGTTCAATTAGCTGGAAAGGTGTAACCGTAAGCGCTATGTTCCAAGGGGTCGCTAAGCGGGACTGGGATCCTGGTACGGGAGCTTATTTTTGGGGAAGCGGACCTTATGCGCAGGTGACGGTGTTTAAAGAGCATTTGGATTATTGGAGTGAGACAAATACAGGGGCTTATTATCCAAAACCTTATATTCATACAGCAGGAGGAGTGGTTCCTTTCCGTAATAAGACAATGACGCTTAGTGACCGTTATCTCCAGAGTGGTGCTTATTGTCGTCTGAAAAATCTGACAGTGAGTTATGATATCCCTGCCGTATGGACAAAAAAGGTAGGTTTACAGAAAGTGCAGGTGTTTTTCTCTGGTGAGAATTTGTTGACTTTTACCACTTTGAAAGGAATGTTTGACCCGGAAGCTATCTTTACCAAGAATGATTACACGGCTGAAGGTGGAAAGAACTATCCTATGAACAAGGTGATATCTTTTGGTCTAGTTGTTAACTTATAA
- a CDS encoding RagB/SusD family nutrient uptake outer membrane protein, whose amino-acid sequence MNIMKKRNIFLGLVLMLGLTGCYDLDKMPEGVLSTTIPFASTGEMRNYLDQFYQTGNYKYDYVSFGDGMRAQGFDAGGGQYIAGADTHSDNMASSSVSTRLAGETTLSSAVKLQNYTAIRNLNFMLCNLDNCVEKGSADYNQYVGEAYYFRAWYYYQMFISYGRLTWVNTPLDPNMEEMKLPRANRTIIADSILADLDKAVMYLNTQNNSATMRIHKDVARALKSEVALFEGTWEKYHKAKNDKFFDSTVTDEKIRDYFNQAVAAAKEVMDRGVWAIYNTGNKLDDYRQMFQTTDLSGNPEVLWYKQYDGDQIGNNVNRYLNQGGGSVGVTASLVDDYLTIDGKPFVGDERIEAKKVFGNELQPTLRDPRLSQTVCMPGQQLRPDDKAPYYVVPPLIGTSSYNQNMTGYSLLKHVQIDYTGSLDAEFKGATPAIQFRYADILLNYAEALAELDGVGNAQKIIDALQPLRDRVGMPPVDLDREYNQEADYGFRNLDKYIQAVRRERRVEKACEGRRQEDIMRWAAADELIVGKWPKGALFVGSNLENHPVYGDKLIYDQASGNNLFLTGKPGDPLRYIIPTNPAGYESGWKFNVNRDYLLPIQTRMLGDLTGGMWEQNPGW is encoded by the coding sequence ATGAATATTATGAAGAAAAGAAATATATTTTTGGGTCTGGTTTTGATGTTAGGTCTTACCGGTTGCTATGATTTGGATAAGATGCCTGAAGGGGTATTGTCTACGACGATTCCTTTTGCAAGTACGGGGGAAATGAGAAATTATCTGGATCAATTCTATCAGACAGGTAATTATAAATATGACTATGTCAGCTTTGGTGATGGAATGCGTGCGCAAGGTTTTGATGCCGGTGGTGGACAATATATTGCCGGGGCAGATACACATAGTGATAATATGGCTTCCAGTTCGGTCAGTACCCGTTTGGCAGGTGAAACGACATTGAGTAGTGCGGTCAAACTGCAAAATTATACAGCTATCCGTAATTTAAATTTTATGCTGTGTAATTTAGATAATTGTGTGGAAAAAGGATCTGCTGATTATAATCAGTATGTGGGTGAGGCTTATTATTTCCGCGCATGGTATTATTATCAGATGTTTATCAGCTATGGGCGCCTGACGTGGGTGAACACTCCGCTTGATCCTAATATGGAAGAAATGAAATTGCCTCGTGCTAACCGCACGATTATTGCCGACAGTATTTTGGCTGATCTGGATAAAGCGGTGATGTATCTCAATACTCAGAACAATAGTGCTACCATGCGGATTCATAAAGATGTGGCGCGTGCTTTGAAAAGTGAAGTGGCCTTGTTTGAAGGAACTTGGGAAAAATACCATAAAGCGAAAAATGATAAGTTTTTTGATTCTACGGTGACCGATGAAAAAATTCGCGATTATTTTAATCAGGCTGTTGCAGCTGCAAAAGAAGTGATGGATCGTGGCGTATGGGCCATTTATAATACTGGTAACAAATTGGATGATTATCGTCAGATGTTTCAGACTACAGATTTATCGGGTAATCCGGAAGTACTTTGGTATAAACAGTATGATGGAGATCAGATTGGTAATAATGTAAACCGTTACTTAAATCAAGGAGGAGGGAGTGTAGGTGTTACGGCTTCATTAGTGGATGATTATCTGACAATTGATGGTAAACCGTTTGTTGGTGATGAGCGGATTGAAGCGAAAAAGGTGTTCGGGAATGAATTGCAGCCGACTTTGCGTGATCCGCGTTTGTCACAGACTGTTTGTATGCCGGGGCAGCAATTACGTCCGGATGACAAGGCTCCTTATTATGTTGTACCGCCATTGATTGGTACTTCATCCTATAATCAGAATATGACTGGTTATTCTTTATTAAAACATGTGCAAATTGATTATACGGGCAGTCTGGATGCCGAGTTCAAGGGAGCCACACCGGCTATTCAGTTCCGTTATGCAGATATCCTGCTGAATTATGCAGAAGCTCTGGCTGAACTGGATGGTGTGGGGAATGCGCAGAAAATTATTGATGCCTTGCAACCTTTACGTGACCGTGTAGGTATGCCTCCGGTGGATCTTGACAGGGAGTATAATCAGGAAGCTGATTATGGTTTCCGCAATCTTGATAAGTATATTCAGGCTGTACGTCGTGAACGCCGGGTTGAAAAAGCCTGTGAAGGACGCCGTCAGGAAGATATCATGCGCTGGGCTGCTGCGGACGAATTAATAGTGGGCAAATGGCCGAAAGGTGCGCTCTTTGTGGGAAGTAATCTTGAGAACCATCCTGTATATGGTGATAAGTTAATTTATGATCAAGCTTCGGGAAATAATCTTTTCCTGACAGGCAAGCCCGGGGATCCGTTGCGCTATATTATACCTACGAATCCCGCAGGATATGAATCGGGTTGGAAATTTAATGTCAACCGTGACTATCTGTTACCCATTCAGACACGTATGTTAGGAGATTTGACCGGTGGTATGTGGGAACAAAATCCTGGATGGTAG
- a CDS encoding sulfatase, with protein sequence MSRVTPVLLYSLTGAVVLSSLSSCKEKKSEEVKKTMNVVYIMCDDHSYQTISAYDQRYMQTPNIDRIASEGVRFTNSFVANSLSGPSRACMLTGKHSHANGFTDNTTTFDGSQQTFPKLLQANGYQTAMIGKWHLVSEPTGFDYWDILIGQGDYYNPKFIKNGERVQREGYATNIVTDLAINWMDSIRDKSKPFCLFIHHKAPHRTWMPDLCDLDLYDDVIYPMPENFYDKYEGRIPASKQEMSIIKDMDLVYDLKMADKENEIHTTTGLEEAGRNMYNALNPEQKAAWDKHYDPIIARFKKDKLTGKALAEWKYQQYMHDYMRVIHSVDRNVGRVLKYLEENGLMGNTMIVYTSDQGFYMGEHGWFDKRFMYEESFRTPLMVRLPGGKKGDIDEMVQNIDYGPTILDLAGVKVPSDMHGVSFLPLLKGEKVSDWRKSLYYHFYEYPAEHAVRRHYGVRTDRYKLMHFYNDIDCWELYDLQEDRMEMHNIYGQPGTEKLTKELKDELLRLQVQYDDPIRNIYKD encoded by the coding sequence ATGAGTAGAGTAACACCTGTGTTATTATATTCTTTGACGGGAGCAGTGGTGTTGTCATCGCTGTCTTCCTGCAAAGAAAAGAAATCTGAAGAGGTAAAAAAAACGATGAATGTAGTCTATATCATGTGTGACGACCATTCTTATCAGACGATCAGTGCCTATGACCAACGTTATATGCAGACGCCCAATATTGACCGGATAGCCAGTGAGGGTGTCCGTTTCACAAACAGCTTTGTAGCAAACTCTCTGAGTGGTCCCAGCCGTGCCTGCATGCTGACCGGTAAACATAGTCATGCCAATGGATTTACGGATAATACCACCACATTTGACGGTAGTCAGCAGACTTTTCCGAAATTGCTTCAGGCTAATGGCTATCAGACTGCTATGATCGGTAAATGGCATCTGGTATCTGAACCTACAGGATTCGATTATTGGGACATCCTGATAGGACAAGGAGATTATTATAATCCGAAATTTATTAAAAATGGTGAACGGGTACAACGGGAAGGTTATGCTACCAATATTGTGACAGATTTAGCAATAAATTGGATGGACAGTATCCGGGACAAGAGTAAACCATTCTGTCTTTTTATTCATCATAAGGCTCCTCATCGTACCTGGATGCCCGATCTTTGTGATCTTGACTTGTATGATGATGTGATTTATCCGATGCCCGAAAACTTCTATGATAAATATGAAGGTAGAATTCCTGCATCCAAGCAGGAAATGAGTATTATAAAGGATATGGATTTGGTGTATGACCTGAAAATGGCGGATAAGGAGAATGAGATCCATACCACGACAGGACTGGAAGAAGCGGGCAGAAATATGTATAATGCTCTGAACCCGGAACAGAAGGCTGCTTGGGATAAGCACTATGATCCTATCATTGCCAGATTCAAAAAGGATAAACTGACGGGTAAAGCCTTGGCGGAATGGAAATATCAGCAATATATGCATGATTATATGCGAGTTATTCATTCTGTAGACCGTAATGTGGGGCGTGTCTTGAAATATCTGGAAGAAAATGGATTGATGGGGAATACGATGATTGTCTATACTTCCGATCAGGGCTTCTATATGGGGGAACATGGTTGGTTTGACAAACGTTTTATGTATGAAGAATCTTTCCGTACTCCTCTGATGGTCCGTTTGCCGGGTGGAAAGAAAGGTGATATTGATGAAATGGTACAGAATATTGATTATGGCCCTACTATATTGGACCTTGCAGGAGTGAAGGTGCCATCGGATATGCACGGAGTTTCTTTCCTGCCTTTACTGAAAGGAGAGAAAGTTTCCGATTGGCGTAAGTCATTGTATTATCATTTTTATGAATACCCGGCTGAACATGCTGTCCGCCGTCATTATGGTGTACGTACAGATCGTTATAAATTGATGCATTTTTATAATGACATAGACTGTTGGGAACTATATGATTTACAGGAAGATCGTATGGAAATGCATAATATCTACGGACAACCCGGAACGGAAAAATTAACAAAAGAACTGAAAGACGAATTGTTGCGTCTTCAAGTGCAGTATGATGATCCTATCCGGAATATATACAAAGACTGA
- a CDS encoding hybrid sensor histidine kinase/response regulator transcription factor, giving the protein MRKTVYVILALCCFIIKTYSINRPYYHFKQLSIKEGLPTSITSLYDDKNGSLWVGTTQGIYRFNGEKIKKYNLPDLLRKNSHYINDIFGDNEERIWAVTSQGISYYEYEKDSLQIFLRHNKPVKTSIIATEGSKLLIPVTDTLLVYEKELKHSKAIPLKTTGIRIIKMEPFDSTHYLIINNAWKIKLLNKHTGEITDSPFGESYNAYDLYKDSSGHYWVSFYGQGVKCYNQDGQLLTSYNTRNSNLSNDIVLDITEWNKTIWLATDGGGVNIIYPDTRDIQILSNKENRQFPANSVTCLCHSNNHMWIGMVREGVLGAEKGFITTYTKAAQNPASGLSDKCPLCLWEDKDGRIWIGTDGGGINCFDPQTEHFTHYPQTLGEKIVSICPLSETELLASSFSKGIFRFNKKTGSYQRFSLPDKDAETKLASSSAPTNIRVNDQNEIELYGNAFYRYIPGSQQLIPIFPSNQQLQYSWVYMGKYRTYPFFHDRSNVFQYNKEKNEYETIAYEKNNQILAASIDTLGTLWIAGPNGITRIYLPSNRKEPLKLPDGNDVITSLVIDHEGIVWMGSLGIIYAYNPQKNHFVIYNEMDGVLPNDFLAKPVLVASDGNIYMGGSEGLVRINKALKSASIPPPITLELQEVSLNGTIVPFNSQSTMEIPYNFSSLQIHTQLEGENVFHKRIYRFRIKGLNKEYTETSRPHLILHTISPGNYSITVQCTQNDGNWSSEFTLLKFTVLPPWWQQSWFILICAVIIILSIIYAIRAHDQHLKRKYKEQERTIYKEKVKALININHELRTPLTLIYTPLKQLTNSKQIPYELRSKLYGAFKQARQMKNIIDMILNMRKMEVEKNILRMSPAPFNEWLQSILNDFKDELSLRNISLIFAPDTAIDSMYFDHSQCEIIINNLLTNAYKFSEENSTVTVSTYLEGNGSRIRITVKDEGTGLQKEDIANLFTRFYQGKHSLQGSGIGLSYAKQLVEMHGGIIGAQNNETKGATFFFTLPYRQEAADIQSTPQTYLNDALHLSADIDRKQPQQDSIEKFHSILIVEDDRDLCNYLICNLQVLFEEVYEAHDGMEALPILTSRRPQIVLSDIKMPRMNGFELCRYIKQKPDLNYMPVILLTSCVDDTSMEEGYKMGAEAYITKPFDMDMLFIQIQNIMHNHNFMKNHYATIDIPIQKQENLNYINEQLMIQFNRIINENISNVNMDVNFIAQQMGMSRASLYNKTKGMMDMGISEYIIKCRLEYARKLLDTTTLSIGEVAEQTGFKHSRNFSTVFKNIVGMSPSDYRKKDSRPSCK; this is encoded by the coding sequence ATGAGAAAAACCGTCTATGTAATCCTGGCTCTATGTTGTTTTATCATAAAGACTTATTCCATCAACCGTCCTTATTATCATTTTAAACAACTTTCTATTAAAGAAGGGCTTCCAACCTCTATAACATCCCTATACGATGACAAAAACGGTTCATTATGGGTCGGAACCACTCAGGGAATATATCGTTTCAATGGAGAAAAAATCAAGAAATATAATCTACCGGACTTATTACGTAAAAACAGCCACTACATCAACGATATTTTCGGAGATAATGAAGAGCGGATATGGGCGGTCACCTCACAAGGAATCAGTTATTATGAATATGAGAAAGACTCCCTGCAAATCTTTCTGCGGCATAATAAACCGGTAAAGACTTCCATTATAGCAACAGAAGGAAGCAAACTGTTGATACCTGTAACCGACACATTACTTGTATATGAAAAAGAATTAAAACATTCCAAAGCAATCCCTTTAAAAACAACAGGAATCCGTATTATCAAGATGGAGCCTTTCGATTCCACTCATTACTTGATAATAAACAATGCATGGAAAATAAAGTTATTAAATAAACATACAGGAGAAATAACCGATTCTCCATTCGGTGAATCATACAATGCATACGATCTATATAAGGATTCTTCCGGACATTACTGGGTTTCCTTCTATGGGCAAGGAGTAAAATGTTATAATCAGGACGGACAACTGCTGACCTCCTATAATACCCGTAATTCAAACTTGAGCAACGATATCGTTCTTGATATAACAGAATGGAATAAAACCATTTGGCTGGCAACAGACGGAGGCGGAGTGAATATCATCTATCCGGACACTCGTGATATTCAAATCTTATCAAACAAGGAAAACCGACAATTCCCAGCCAATTCAGTAACATGCCTATGCCATAGCAACAACCACATGTGGATAGGTATGGTCCGGGAAGGAGTATTAGGAGCAGAAAAAGGCTTTATCACCACCTATACCAAAGCTGCACAAAACCCAGCCTCAGGTTTATCCGACAAATGCCCCTTATGTTTATGGGAAGACAAAGACGGACGAATCTGGATTGGTACAGATGGAGGCGGCATCAACTGCTTTGACCCGCAAACGGAACATTTTACCCACTATCCGCAAACATTGGGAGAAAAGATAGTATCTATTTGTCCTTTATCCGAAACCGAACTGCTAGCGTCCAGTTTCTCAAAAGGAATTTTTCGTTTCAATAAAAAGACTGGAAGCTACCAACGTTTCTCTCTTCCGGACAAAGATGCAGAAACAAAGCTGGCAAGCTCCAGTGCACCCACCAATATACGAGTTAATGATCAAAACGAAATCGAACTATATGGCAATGCTTTTTATCGATATATACCCGGTAGTCAACAATTGATTCCCATTTTTCCCAGTAATCAACAATTGCAATATTCCTGGGTTTACATGGGAAAATACCGTACTTATCCTTTTTTTCACGACCGAAGCAACGTATTCCAGTACAATAAAGAAAAGAATGAATACGAAACCATAGCTTATGAGAAGAACAACCAAATATTAGCTGCAAGCATTGACACTTTAGGGACTCTATGGATAGCAGGACCTAACGGAATTACCCGAATTTACCTGCCCTCAAACCGTAAAGAGCCCTTAAAGTTACCCGATGGAAACGACGTAATCACTTCTTTAGTCATCGATCATGAAGGAATCGTATGGATGGGATCATTAGGGATCATATACGCTTATAATCCACAAAAAAATCATTTTGTAATCTACAATGAAATGGATGGAGTATTACCTAATGATTTCTTGGCCAAACCTGTATTGGTGGCTAGTGACGGCAATATATACATGGGTGGTTCTGAAGGATTGGTACGAATAAACAAAGCCCTAAAATCTGCCTCCATTCCTCCGCCCATCACTCTTGAATTACAGGAAGTATCTTTAAACGGTACTATAGTCCCCTTCAATTCCCAATCAACGATGGAAATTCCTTACAATTTCTCCTCTCTACAAATACATACACAACTAGAAGGAGAAAATGTTTTTCACAAGCGTATATATCGGTTCCGCATAAAAGGGTTAAATAAAGAATACACGGAAACATCCCGTCCTCATCTTATTTTGCACACCATCTCTCCGGGTAATTACAGCATAACTGTTCAATGTACCCAAAACGATGGGAATTGGAGTTCTGAATTCACGTTACTGAAATTTACCGTTCTTCCTCCGTGGTGGCAGCAGTCTTGGTTCATCCTAATATGTGCAGTCATCATTATTCTTTCCATTATCTATGCCATACGAGCCCACGACCAACATCTGAAACGAAAATACAAGGAACAAGAACGTACCATCTATAAGGAAAAGGTAAAAGCGTTAATCAATATCAACCATGAACTACGCACTCCTTTAACCTTAATCTATACACCGCTGAAACAACTCACAAACAGCAAGCAAATCCCATACGAACTCCGTAGCAAGCTATATGGTGCATTCAAACAGGCACGCCAAATGAAAAATATCATTGACATGATTCTGAACATGCGCAAAATGGAGGTGGAGAAGAATATCCTGCGCATGTCTCCCGCGCCTTTTAATGAATGGCTGCAAAGTATCCTGAATGATTTCAAGGATGAACTTTCATTACGTAACATTTCGTTGATATTTGCTCCCGATACTGCTATAGATAGTATGTATTTCGACCATAGCCAATGCGAAATCATTATAAATAACCTCTTGACAAATGCCTATAAATTCAGCGAAGAAAACTCTACCGTTACAGTTTCCACTTATCTGGAAGGCAACGGGAGCCGCATCCGGATAACTGTAAAGGACGAAGGAACAGGACTTCAAAAAGAGGACATCGCCAACTTATTCACCCGTTTCTATCAAGGCAAACATAGCCTGCAAGGTTCAGGAATCGGCTTGTCATATGCCAAACAACTGGTCGAAATGCATGGAGGCATTATCGGAGCACAAAATAATGAAACCAAAGGAGCGACCTTCTTTTTCACCTTACCGTATAGACAGGAAGCCGCCGACATTCAATCCACACCTCAAACCTATTTGAATGACGCATTACATCTATCAGCCGACATAGATCGCAAACAACCTCAACAAGACAGCATAGAGAAATTCCATTCTATTTTAATAGTGGAAGATGATCGTGACTTATGTAATTACCTGATTTGTAATCTACAAGTTCTGTTTGAAGAAGTATATGAAGCCCATGATGGTATGGAAGCACTCCCTATCCTCACGTCACGACGTCCCCAAATTGTATTAAGTGACATAAAAATGCCTCGCATGAACGGCTTCGAACTATGTCGCTATATTAAACAAAAGCCTGATTTAAACTACATGCCCGTAATCTTACTTACCTCCTGCGTTGATGACACCAGTATGGAAGAAGGATACAAAATGGGCGCAGAAGCCTATATTACCAAACCGTTCGATATGGATATGCTGTTTATTCAGATACAGAATATCATGCATAATCACAACTTCATGAAAAATCACTATGCCACCATAGATATCCCTATACAAAAACAGGAGAACCTGAATTATATCAATGAACAGCTAATGATCCAATTCAACCGCATTATCAATGAAAATATCAGCAATGTAAATATGGACGTTAATTTCATAGCACAACAAATGGGAATGAGCCGTGCATCACTCTACAATAAGACTAAAGGGATGATGGATATGGGCATCAGCGAATACATCATTAAATGCCGTCTGGAATATGCACGTAAATTATTAGACACGACCACATTATCCATTGGCGAAGTGGCAGAACAGACAGGATTCAAACACTCACGTAATTTCAGTACTGTATTTAAGAATATAGTGGGAATGAGTCCGTCTGATTATAGGAAAAAAGATTCCCGACCTTCTTGCAAATAG